In Bernardetia litoralis DSM 6794, the genomic window GTAACAGACGTATTTTTACAACGAATAGGTAAAGAGTTTCGTTATGAGTGGGTAAAAGAAGAAGAGTATTGGATACGCAAAAATATAGAAATGTCAGAGGAAAACAGAAAAAATGAAAAACGACAAAAAATAGACCCAAAAAGGTTGAAGAAGGTGCAAGAAAATAATGTTATTCAATAAAAATATCTAGTTAATTTAGCCCTACTCATTTTTCTACAAGAGTAGAGTTTATAAATAGTATCCTATGGAAAAATAAGATGAATTCATTTGTCTGAATATTAAATCCTTTTATTTTTAGAAATAGAAGGATTTTTTATACTTTGTTCTAATTTATATCACCTTTAGCAGCTTCTCTAGCCAAACGGTCAGCTTCTCTCAAAACATCTAACTGTCTGTATTCTCCTGTATGTTCTTTTGTAATTTCTAAGGCTTGCTTGCTAGAAAGTTTGTGTCCAGCACTTACAAAAATAGGTTTTACATCTTCTCTGCTTCGATAGACATAGCCAACAAGCTCATTTTTTGTAGCTTGGTCTAAGTAAATATCCAAACTACTGTCTTTTCCTTTGGACAAAATTCCGTTGTATTTTAGTAAGGTATTTTTAGCTACTCCAATAGACATTTTTTCTAAAGCTAACCCAACATAAGAAGCCAAACCAAATTTTCTTGGGTGTGCTATTCCGTGTCCATCGATAAGTAGAATATCTATGTTTAGATGCAATTCTTTTTCTGCGTCCCTAACTAATTTGATGATAATATCTCCTTCCCTAAAGGCAAAAAAACTAGGAATATAAGGAATAGTAGCTTTGTATTTCCTTGTAAATGTGTGAAGTATTTTTCCTTTTCTATCAAAAATTACAATCGCTGCAAACCCGTTTTCGCCTTCATATTGCACATCTATTGCTCCCAAAATAGCTTCTGGATAAATAGGCTCTGCATCAATAGGAATCCAAATACTTGGAGCAAGTTGATTTTGAAAGTCAGTTAATTTTTTTATTAAATCTTCCATTGAAGTAAAGTTAGAGGTAAGAAGTTTGAAATGAATTGTTGATAAAAAAGGCTTTTATATTTTAAAATCAAATTTCTAAATTTAGTTTTTTGCAGCGTTTTGATATAAAATGCCGTCTAAATATAAAATAAGATTTTTTTAAGAATAATTATGCAAGTTAATTGTTCATTTGAAAAAGCAGTTACTCCCTTCATAAAAACAACAAC contains:
- a CDS encoding endonuclease V, giving the protein MEDLIKKLTDFQNQLAPSIWIPIDAEPIYPEAILGAIDVQYEGENGFAAIVIFDRKGKILHTFTRKYKATIPYIPSFFAFREGDIIIKLVRDAEKELHLNIDILLIDGHGIAHPRKFGLASYVGLALEKMSIGVAKNTLLKYNGILSKGKDSSLDIYLDQATKNELVGYVYRSREDVKPIFVSAGHKLSSKQALEITKEHTGEYRQLDVLREADRLAREAAKGDIN